gtaaggTAAAGTTTGACGATATAGgtcatgtttgttttaatttgtacaCTCTATCAGGACTTAAAAAAATGGGTTTGTGACTGTTGATTAATCAAAAGTTTTGAACTAATTCTTGACTCAATTCGCTGAAACAAACTATACTGGAGTTAAACCGAGGTAAGTGTTTTTCGAACTGATTGTGTGCACTGCAGTGAAAACTCTTTCACAAATATATgtccagaaaaaaatgaaatgccCAAAACGCTTTTCGAACCTAGTTTATTCTTTAGCATAtagagtatatatatatttttttaattatactggATGATTTTTGAAACACAGAAAGAAGGGTGCAGACTGTAATTTCCAAAGTGAAAGTAGGCTACTATGTATTTGACTGTTAAATGTGGCTAAAATTCCATTTCTTCTTTTCTATTGGACGGATTTCTAATTTCTCTAGCTAAAAGTCGGGACATTTTCCTTTGTTATAGTTGAGTTAGCTATATTAAAATAAACCCAATACGTGTAGCATGAAATATGCAATTAACTTTCACACAAACCTGAAAAAAGTTGTtacgtgtcaaaatctaggacattaCACACAATGAAAATTTATCAGCAGATTTTATATTCAATAGCATaattaggataacgaccgaaatccATAGTTCAATttaaaaacctagtttatcgaacatTAACCCATAGTTTACGtccgttatcttatgttttcgctcgaacaTATATGTCAGTACTCGAAAAACCAAGTTTTACGTTAAAAAAACCCCTAGTTTATCGATTGTCCTAGCTTTTCGACCATGACCCTGTCGGACAATTAGAcgtcagttgacttgcatttcattCAACACTCCTTTTCGTTGTATTGTTGTTTTATGGAAAACAGGTGTCTGACAgaatgaaaatctagaaactggaTCGAAATGGATcccgatagcctagtggtagagcgttcgcttcgagtgcgggaggtcgcgggttcgatctacggccgcgtcataccaaagacgtgaaaaatggtaccagtagctcccttacttggcgctcagcattaaaagggaaactggcctcttctatTATTCCATCAGGAATAatggtgtcgagagtgattaatataaattgtagaacttccttcGCAATCGACCTGAAATAAATAATGTATGAACTAAAATGGATCTGAAGTGAAATTAAGAATAATTACTTTTGTTGGTATATAATCATGATGTGACTGCTACATACAGTTTCACTATGATTGATATGCAAATATAACTTGAACTTTTTTTGTTCTAATGGGCGAATTTACGACATTTTTTTCTACAGTACCTCAAAGGCAATGAAAGATTCGGCGACTGTACTTGTGACTGGAGGGACTGGCTTTCTCGGACAGCACGTTGTTGGACTTTTGCAGACAAAGGCCGATCACGTGACTGAAATACGCGTTTTGGACATGGTACCTTTTGAGAATAAACTTGGTAAGttcagatttttttacaaaattattgttttcattcttaaaaaTGCCAACTGATATCTGTGTTTAAGACTGAATATAGTTTTTTTTGCacatttgaaaatcattttctaaGATTAATATTCATAAACTTGAAGAACGTTATGCGATGTTATGTAGATTAAACagatgttttcttttaatttttcattgaTGCAAATTAGTCAAATACTGTGATTTATCGGTTGGAGATAAGTCATATATCATTCATTTCATATCGCTCATTGTGAAATATACATGCATAACTTTGTAGGTCAACTTGTATATTGTTTATTAATTTCTGCGTAAAgctggatgaaaactgtagtcaaaaattttataatgttatgctgcaaataataatatgaaaGGGGACATATGTCAGGTGCGTCACAAGACGTCTGTCGTCATTTTCGTTTACATTTTGTTGCAAATGTGCATTTATCACAAATCTAATTTATATCTTACCCCGAGGTGAGCCATTCATAATATTGGAATCATCTATTCCTTGGTGTGATATAGTCTATATAGTCCATATTCACTCAAAGCAAGCATATCCCCCCagtgtatacatttatttattacatactcgtttttattccccgttaagttacactggtaccggaaacgtcaatatttttccatacactgacgcctgaatttcatatcgggtgcgtgacgtaaatcagtgtgtgttgttgcactatttctttctttttagttcagtattgttaatcctattcaggctattgaacatatttataatatttaaataatatctatacgtgtagatgcgtatgtaataaaaagattattatctttgcatcgggaaatatgcactcgttcttcagcggaagaatattgcgctcctaaagtcgcgcaatatttccgctgaagaactcgtgcatatttcccgtgcaaagctaataacctataaatatttctttgttatcAAATGCTGTGCGAGATATTGAAATTGTGATAtcttatttaattgtttatttgtgTTCAGATTATAACCATACAAAGCCATTGAAAACCTTCGTGGGCAGTATAACAGATGAAAAGATTCTCAAAGAGGCATGCCATGGTGTCCAAAGTGTCATACATATAGCTGGCATTCCAGACTCCGCCATGTTCCCTGACAAGGATAGAATTAACGAAGTTAATGTACAAGGTAAACTACGACTTAAATGTACGTATACAATAAGAACTATGCCACACGAGTTCAAACTATGAACTAAGAACTGACCCATACTCCTAACGTTTTCCTGGCTATGTACATTGTATTAGAATACCACAGCTGCGGAAATAGATGGGAGTTTAATCATTTAAATTATAAACAATTATGAGAAATGATTTATCTTGTACGTCGTGACCACGGAGTTTCTGATTGCGCATTGTTGACGTCCCTTTATACGGTGTGTAACTCTTCTTTCAAAGTTAATAATTCTGATTCTGATACATCattcttttttctaaattaattATAAGGGTTTCAACTACTTTGAAACATGTCAGAAGGAAGGataatttatacattttgcaATGCAGTAAACATGCAAAAGCATTAAAATTTGTCAATAATACTGTcaccctgcggacaaaacccgtAAACCGAGGCGGAACTGAAGCTGACAATATTTCTCCAAAAGTTGAAATTATTACTGTCGCACAAAGAGCAATGTGATATTAGTTCGATGATTAAAACTAGAAGAATTTTTAATGCGCACgtttcaaaattaatttgaatCTGTTACAGAAATAGTTAGCTAACTCTAGTCTTTATACAATAAAACTGatccgcaccatgggaaaaccaacatagtgcatttgcgcgcagcctggtcaggatccatactgttcgctttcaaagcctattgcaattagagaaaccgttagcaaacagcatggatcctgaccaaactgcgcggatgcgcatgctggtctggatccatgcttgtcgcaaatgcactatgttggttttctcatggtgcggctcaattctTATTATGTCTTTATCTTGTTTTCATATTCGATCTCTCCTCATTTACAGGAACTCTATTGACCTTGCTGACAGCCTTGGGTACAGCTGGTATCCAACGGTTTATATACTGCAGTTCTATGTCTGTTGCTATTGGCAACAATGACGTCACACAGGGTATAAGTGAGAATGATCCAATCCCATCTAAGCGTCTGTTTGAACCGTATGCTTCGTCGAAGTTGACGGGAGAACGTATAGTTTTATCAGCCAATAGTAAGTGTCTTGTTTATTTGTGTTTGAAATGCACATTAACGTATGACGACGCATAACGTTAAAAACGAAGAATCCTTAGAAAATCAGTAGGTTATCCATGCATCATGTTTCTAGtttaacagacagacagataacttTATTATAAGTATAAGTGTAAGTAACCATTAGCAACCACCATATTTGCCGACTAAATGgtttacttaacccttaccatgctaaattcctataatgaacttgtccatcctttaatttggacagtaccattagctgttaaaaggggtgcgaACCAAACATATACTGACTAAattggcgaacagtgcagatgagGTTCAAAAGTTCTTATTGTATGCACCATGATGTAATGTAAAGTGACGGTAGTATCAGTACACAGATATTGGCATTTCAGAATTATTGTAGTAGGCTGCTGTGAAAATGTAACTTAAATATGTTGGGAAATCAAGAGCGATTCGTTGCTTAATTATACCCGTATATAAAcgtaaaaaatgaataaaaacctaCAAAACAGCAATTCAGTTCTGCTtccttaaacttttaaaatttgcactgtttcatctttttctttgtagttttttttttaaacatatatcttAAAGGAAAACCGATTaaatggatgaaaaaaaaattaatagccTTTAATATAATGTGAAAATGGTGCCGTATCAAAGTTAAAAGTCAGTTTTCATTGCAATCAAAATGAATTGTTCATTGGTTTTAACTGAATTAATTCTGAACGAGATTTTTATACAAGTTATGGTTAACTTtcttaaatgttgtaaaatgtcTATGGAAATAGAGCTTTTTCAAAACTTGCTTTTTAACAACagtttcaaaatgtgttttgtttttcaggcCCGACGTTTCGTACAGTTAGTTTAAGACCTTTGGTCATGTGGGGTGAGCTGGACACTATTTTCGTACAACTGTCTCAGAGAATGGCGATGTGGACGTTTGGGTATCTACCCACAATCAACTGCGGCGACGTAGTTCAGCACAACGCATATGTCGGCAACACGGCTTGGGGATTTGTGTGCGCCGAAAAAAAGTTGCATAGCGATTTCAAAAAAGATGATCCGATCTCAGAAATGTCAATCAGTGtcaaaaatgaaagtgaaaaatcTAAGTTTTGCTCTGAATTACGCAGAAGATCAAAGAGGATGCGAATAGATTCAGAATTCGAAGATTTTAAAGATACGTCACGTGACTCTGAACTGTCGTCTGCTAACATATACTATATAGCTGACGACAATCCTCCTGAAAATCCTTTCAAATTTCAAGACCCAATTTTAACAGCATCAGGATATAAGATAATAAAATACCCTTGTCCCTTATTTATCATGAATatagtattttatataatttatggaGTGTTAGTGTTTTTAAGGCTGTTTGGACTGAAGTTCAATTTTCCAGTGGGCTTAGGCTGTTTGAGTTACTACAGGAGGTCATACATTTTCAATGACGCTAAAGCACGTGAGGAACTGGGTTACAGGCCGTTATATACACCGGAAGTAGCTCTGGAGAGATCATTGAAATATTACGAGAAATTTTCTTACAGAGTAAACTGAACTGGACACAGGTGCAGGTTGCATGACtttagatattttataaatatatactaaACGTCTGTCAATCGTTATAGTATGCTTTACTTTTATTGATGCCAAACCACTTTATTTTTTTCCCGATACTactttattaaagaaatgaaacttgttttttgttgggtttaatatcGCAACGACACAATTCATAGATCACATGTCGACTTTCCTgcttttgatggtagagaaaGACCACGTGCATGATTTTATCACTGGCGGGCACCTTGAGAGGACCACCGACATTTtgtaagccatctggatggctttctaacatgaagaattctacgccccaagtgTATCAACATCGGTAAGaagacaagtgattcaaagtcagagaccttaccctttagcctgctggcggcaagtgattctgcctttgcgaccagtgcagaccaagatcagcctgcacacccgtgcagtctgatcatggtctgcactgttcgctattcagtcggtatctttttggtaagcactccttttaacagttaatggcactgtccgtCCAAATTaagagatggacaagttcattacagaaatttagcagggtaagggttaaccactcggctacggaggccccgAGATTATTCAGTCCCTATAACGCTTTAAAGTAAGGATACTAGTTGATGCGTGCCGTCTGATCACACCTGAAAACAAAGTTCTTAAGGATGAACTATTGTGGTCGAACATTGACCGTCATTGTTCGGTGTacctgggcccgtattcataaagctcctaagggaaaattttccctaagggactaacttagggaaaagttccaaagcattttgtggacaaATGTCGAGATATTTtgaatgtctaacaatattgtctcatagagtctggcatagtaatgaagattatcaataaatcttatcaagtttacacttttcttttgtgctatgttgtttaggaaattttacaaagttaaggattttcctaagttttctccttaggagctttatgaatacgggcccaggtCAATAAATTTATTGTTATCTCATTAAAGACTTATTTTTAGCAGTCTTCACGATACATATACTTTACGTATACATGGCTGTCATAACATCTCTGACAAGTTCAATAATGGCATCAATAGTGACATCATTAACCGAACTGTTACAGATGAGCTACTCGATTGTTTTGTTGacatatatgttgaatatatttaAAGATGTTATAAAAACTACTATGGAGTATTCATCACTTTTCTCAGAATAAGAAAATATGAGGTAGACGCTAATTAATTGTACTCGGTATATAGATGTTGAAATACAGAAATGTTGAGCAAATGATCTGTTTAGAATGTGCtttatgaaaatttcatttataatCTAAAAACTTTAAGACACTATTTTCAACCATTTTCTGTGTATTGGAACGaactattttgaaactttttcgtCAAAATCAAAAGATGTGGTAAAATTGCAAAACTTGAAACGAACCTGGAAATCGGGCATGTGTTATTCATTTATATGAGAATAATAAAAATCGCATTGTTTGATATCTTGAACATCTCagtctgtatttcaaaagaaaaagggcaaaatagcaaaattaattAGGTGCATGTggcgttttgtttttctttcatctttgaaagtacgttatatcttacattttaatTGATTAACAGTACCTTGTTACATATCACCCATGAaggaaaattaaatatatttattggtATAGTTACAATTAGAAAAGAAGGGTAAACTAAACAGTTTCTGTTGTTTAAAGGGTCATACTGTTTTTGTTTATAATACGGCTGTCACATTCGTTTATGTTGTGGACACGATATACtctaatttcttgttaaatcctttcTCCTATACTagtaattgttttctcatatagGTCTCAAAGATTTAAATATTGATTGGAACAGTAGAAAGTATTATTCAATCCATtgttattattacctccctttattgttgTCACTGTATCATTCAGGAAagtgaaatattgaaatgtaGCGCTTTTCTGACTATATAATTTTGCATAACGGCTGTCTAAACCTTTGCTGTAtctgttttaaacataaatataaaccCTTATGGAGCTGTAAATTCGTTTTACATTAAACATGTGCGTTGAAAGGCTATGTGTATTAACTATTAATATAATAaaaggtaacatttttattattaaaattagtCTAAACAGTACTTTAACTCGCATTACAACCCCACAAACCTTAAGATGAGTTGTTTTAATCTTAGTATCACATTTTTTCTTAGTATTATTCGATATACTAGAAATATaaatcatcaaaaaataaaaggGTTTGGTGACATCAAAACAACAACAGTTAACAGAGAAATTATCGAAAAGTTGCTAATTTTGTAAGCACCCTCTTTTTTACCACTTCTAGCGAATCTTTTATAGAATAAACAGATACACGATTTTCAGTCGAAGTCTTAAAGTACGACAGTAAGGAACCGTGAGAGACGTAAAAAATGTTCACAGTTCTCATGTTATTAACCGCGACCGCCGCCGCGTTAAACGCTGCGGAGCCGCAGTGCTCAAGATTTCATTATGAAGAACAAACTCTCGCTAAAGTTATAAAACTAGAAATCCTTGTGCAGAAAATGAAAGAGGATCTAGATTCAACTCAAAGGCAAGTACTAGACAAAATGCTGGAATTAGAAAATGACAAGGAAAAAATGAAGGTTGAATTAGACACTGAAATGGAAACTATAAAAACTGAGTTCAAGCAAGTGAAAGAAAAGAGCGAAGCAGACTTGAGTAGACTCACCGAAGAGGTTAAGAAGACAACAGGTATTGTTATGCGATTTACTAGAACAGGAACATATAACAGGTTTTTGATTTGCATAAATTTACAGTGCAAGGGTTTTCAAAAGATTTCATTGAAATCCTTCTTGGTGATTACCTTACTTGGTCTAGTTTACGAACATTTTAGGTATTACTAATCATATTCACTCTATCATGAAAAATGCAGTTGGACCGCATTATTTCtcagtttatattttgttcagCTCGCGAggcatttttttaactgaaattattttaggTAGGGTAGAGATACTGGTCTTCAATTCACTAATAGTCAGAGTTTTTACGTTATTCGTTATTAAACTAATTAGCATATTCATCAATATTAATCAAgatattacaaaatgacaaaattttgtttaaaataaatcattttctaaGTTTTGAACCAATTTTAACGTATTAAACGGTTTTAATATGGTCTTAAAGTTCCTCAGTATTTTCTCAAATAGTGTTTAATTGTTATGCTAAAGGTAACTTAGTGTAATCTACATgacatatgttgtttttttctacttttcataaaatgaatcaATACTTAACAAACATTTCTGGAAAAAAGATATTACTTAGTAGAATAAAATGATAACAGAAAGAATTATGAATGATTATATGAGATATGTTGtatgaaaatatagtgtaaacGCCTAATTGAATGAGGAATCGGTCAGTAACACGCTTTACAAaggttacgttaccatttcaatatccttgttttattgtatcagtttttagaaaattttctgtGGAAACAAAATTGTCATTAAGTAATTTAGTTCTCCGACAATACAATGAAGTTATACGTACTTGTCAAGCAGTGACTGTTTTTCCATGACGGTACTTTTTAGAAATACGTTACCACTATGTTAAAACTGCATTGTAGTTGTATTTAAAAGATATGTTAGAAGCAATTGAAACTACTGTTATCAATATACTGCTTTGTTTGAACTTTAAGGTAATTATTGTAAGCTTTTTGTCATCTACATGTCAACTACAAATTTCATGACTATTCATCAACGTTCGTActtcttaaagccctgctccgaggctgttcaaattatattgtatgtATGCAACCCATggttacaataggtaacagttaacggccacgcgccataCTTTCGCACGCAAaaccaaaggtattttatatagaattttatatgaaatagactctattttaacAGGCGTAACTGTTCATAGTTAGGATTTTCATGCCTTTTCAGTGACAacttaaggttaaaaggtaggactggagcaggccTTTAAGAAAGCAGTGTTTTTTCATTAATCAGGTGTCCAGCTGAGCATTTCTGGAAGTGTAGGTCCTATAACAGCCTGAATTTATCGTATTTCCGAAGAATCTGCTTCTCAGTTTATTTTCTCCGCAGATGCAGCTATAAAACCCCCAACTGCTGCTTTTCTTGCCAAGGAACTGACTAATATAACACCAAAATCTGGGGAAGTCTTGGTGTTCAAAACAAGCATGCTGAATGAAGGACATGGCTATGACAACACTTCCGGCATCTTCACCGCGCCAACGGAAGGGGTGTATCTGTTTACCATCCAGCTTTGTGTCAGTCCGAAATCGGTACCTCAGTATATTATTGTAGCAGACGACAAATACCTAAAACGAGGCTATTTCTACGACAAGGAGAACGACAGCTGTCACACAGCGGACGCAGTTGCTATCCTAAAACCTAAAAGTCGTGTTTGGGTTACAACTTCTACTAATCAACCTTTGCAACAAGGTGGCTATTACTGGAATACATTCAGTGGGGTACTTTTATAAACATATATCTCACATAATAAATAGCATACTGCAAGTGTTGCTTTGGCACACTTTATTACTACAAAGATATTAAAATCAACCTATAGACTACATTTAGacaaacaattttcttcttttcttctttctttggAGAATACGCAATGTGAAAACGATTGCTTATTCATTTACCGTCAACAACAGTAAAATTGTAAAAGAACATCTATTTAGGAAAGAGTTTATAGTGCGTAATCATAGAAGCATAGTTGAGAGTTCTGCTGTTTCATCACATGACCCATGTTCACAAGACTATACTAAGGGGAAGATAAACGTATCGGTTACAACAAAATTTTTACTTCGTAATTACGTTTGTTCTTTTACGTATGTGTGATAGTTTTTGACTGTTTCACTCAAACACATTGAATGTCCTAAATAGAAAAAGacatattcatttataaatgtttatatgtGGCACGTTGGATCATTTAACCCTCAAAGTAATTAAGCATTTGAGAATATGCATTTGTACTCTACAGTCATTACCGAGTTATCATTTAGTTAAGACATTTAAATTCAGTTTAACTTGAAACTGGAAGCAGCAAAGGTTTTTAAGAAAACATGCCAAATATGTGTGGACAACCCGCCTTACATATGAACCAATGTGAAGGCCACAATAAACAAGAGTTGTTTGTAAAACGTGTAAGCCTCTCATAATTGTCTGTCCCCTTTTCTGTCCCGAGATCACCAAGACCTTGCctcttgacctactgatccccaaCACAATTACCGTCATCGCTGACCTCaggcaatcatcttatgaagtttgtgGTCTGTAGGCAAACGCGTTCTTTAATTATTGAGCAGAAATAGTTTTCAGTCtcagtgtcactgtgaccttgacctttgacaccaAAACAACAGAGATCATCTACTGAACCCAGGCAATCACCTTATGAAATTTGAAGATATTAGGTCAAAGACTTCTTAAGTTAATTAGcggaaatcattttcagtttcggggtcacagtgaccttgacctttgatctatatATCCTGAAAAcaagaggggtcatctactgaccacaagcaatcatcctatggaaAGTGACGTCTGTATGCCAAAGTTTTTGATTAGAAACCCTTTTCAGTCTAAAGGTCTTTGCGGCCTTGACCTTCTGACCACCAAAACCAAGTGGTCATCTTAAGCTCAGGTAATGTTTTTCCaacaataaaacattaattttaagcCCAGGTGTCCTAGTAATGCTAGGTAGAAAAtagtagaaaatgtatttttcgaGAGAGAATAAAGCTTTTCCATCCCGAATGCCCCACTTTTTGAATCAAGATAATGCAGTTTCAAATTCGAGTAGATATTttaaagacaatcattctgacctaattttatcTGAATGGTGAGAAAATGCATCCACTTGAAGATGCAAAAAGCTTTGGACTGAATGACCAAGACGCAACTTGACATTCTGatcacatttatattttaagtagTTGAGAAGTTTTCTCCCTATCATCTGACAGAGTTCCTTGTGTTTACCTaaaatgacccagtttggaacctAAGTCATATAATCAGACAAACTTAGTGAATACATTTCATGTTAATCAGACAGAAATTATGACTTTCAATGATTTTA
The genomic region above belongs to Mercenaria mercenaria strain notata chromosome 12, MADL_Memer_1, whole genome shotgun sequence and contains:
- the LOC123534278 gene encoding 3 beta-hydroxysteroid dehydrogenase/Delta 5-->4-isomerase-like translates to MKDSATVLVTGGTGFLGQHVVGLLQTKADHVTEIRVLDMVPFENKLDYNHTKPLKTFVGSITDEKILKEACHGVQSVIHIAGIPDSAMFPDKDRINEVNVQGTLLTLLTALGTAGIQRFIYCSSMSVAIGNNDVTQGISENDPIPSKRLFEPYASSKLTGERIVLSANSPTFRTVSLRPLVMWGELDTIFVQLSQRMAMWTFGYLPTINCGDVVQHNAYVGNTAWGFVCAEKKLHSDFKKDDPISEMSISVKNESEKSKFCSELRRRSKRMRIDSEFEDFKDTSRDSELSSANIYYIADDNPPENPFKFQDPILTASGYKIIKYPCPLFIMNIVFYIIYGVLVFLRLFGLKFNFPVGLGCLSYYRRSYIFNDAKAREELGYRPLYTPEVALERSLKYYEKFSYRVN
- the LOC123534552 gene encoding complement C1q tumor necrosis factor-related protein 5-like is translated as MFTVLMLLTATAAALNAAEPQCSRFHYEEQTLAKVIKLEILVQKMKEDLDSTQRQVLDKMLELENDKEKMKVELDTEMETIKTEFKQVKEKSEADLSRLTEEVKKTTDAAIKPPTAAFLAKELTNITPKSGEVLVFKTSMLNEGHGYDNTSGIFTAPTEGVYLFTIQLCVSPKSVPQYIIVADDKYLKRGYFYDKENDSCHTADAVAILKPKSRVWVTTSTNQPLQQGGYYWNTFSGVLL